A window of the Eubacterium sp. 1001713B170207_170306_E7 genome harbors these coding sequences:
- a CDS encoding sigma-70 family RNA polymerase sigma factor, which produces MSKKYAEIGVLVTKAQAGSKAAAETLLLTFKPLILATISAYVYDKTQLEDAYQEACVIFMERLKDFKSKRPDYFPAYIKRQLFYTFVQKAKKRPQTSVQAVLSLDMPSSEGVCLAETLSEAEAEESDADRSMREIKQDSDLRLLKLRVAQLPKVQRECVQAHYYRGQTYQAIARDRGVSEQCVARTLSKAMKGLRKAYGIEKT; this is translated from the coding sequence TTGAGTAAAAAGTACGCGGAGATCGGCGTGTTGGTGACAAAGGCGCAGGCAGGAAGCAAGGCGGCAGCGGAAACGCTGCTGCTGACCTTTAAGCCCTTGATTTTAGCCACCATCAGCGCGTATGTTTACGATAAAACCCAGCTGGAGGATGCCTATCAGGAGGCCTGTGTTATTTTTATGGAGCGTTTAAAGGATTTTAAATCAAAACGGCCGGACTATTTTCCGGCTTACATTAAGCGGCAGCTTTTCTACACGTTTGTCCAGAAAGCAAAAAAGCGGCCGCAGACCTCGGTGCAGGCGGTCCTGTCACTGGATATGCCCTCATCGGAGGGTGTCTGCCTGGCAGAAACATTGTCGGAAGCAGAAGCGGAGGAGAGCGACGCAGACCGGAGCATGCGGGAAATCAAACAGGACAGTGACCTGCGCCTCTTAAAGCTGCGGGTGGCACAGCTGCCAAAAGTGCAGCGGGAGTGTGTTCAGGCCCACTATTACAGGGGGCAGACCTACCAGGCCATTGCGAGGGACCGCGGCGTCAGCGAGCAATGTGTGGCGAGGACCCTGAGCAAGGCCATGAAAGGCCTGCGGAAAGCCTATGGCATTGAAAAAACTTAA
- a CDS encoding DUF2922 domain-containing protein → MAATTSKDLSIYFQRTDGKEFKMTIPDYKEGITDTEIKTGAQTIVDLGVFEPEGFALAKVTGAVKVDTTKTDVVIEDAA, encoded by the coding sequence ATGGCAGCAACAACCAGCAAGGATTTATCCATCTATTTTCAGCGGACAGACGGGAAGGAATTTAAAATGACCATTCCGGATTACAAAGAAGGGATTACCGACACGGAGATCAAGACAGGGGCACAGACCATTGTCGATCTGGGCGTTTTTGAGCCTGAGGGGTTCGCTCTGGCCAAGGTGACCGGAGCCGTGAAGGTCGATACCACTAAAACCGATGTGGTCATTGAGGATGCGGCGTAA
- a CDS encoding D-Ala-D-Ala carboxypeptidase family metallohydrolase: protein MKKFYKRIFMTLAILLVFFTSGIFLVNFQGMPEAAPEVAVPEVITPAPQSPDEGGVDTRPEPEAEAPSEVLEPQASEHFLMSEYACDCAGFCDGWPCTMNPELLEKIEALRCTFGCPVIITSGVRCAARNEEVGGVSWSFHKRGCAADLYCPGVAVGDLALAAGELGMNVLPYYSQGYLHVEIKG from the coding sequence ATGAAAAAATTTTATAAACGTATTTTTATGACACTGGCCATACTGCTGGTCTTTTTCACCAGCGGCATATTTCTGGTAAACTTTCAGGGCATGCCGGAGGCGGCGCCAGAAGTGGCCGTACCGGAGGTGATAACGCCAGCGCCCCAGTCTCCAGATGAAGGGGGCGTGGATACGCGGCCGGAGCCGGAAGCTGAGGCGCCGTCTGAAGTCTTGGAGCCCCAGGCGTCCGAGCATTTTCTGATGTCGGAATACGCCTGTGACTGCGCGGGCTTCTGCGACGGCTGGCCATGCACCATGAATCCAGAGCTTCTTGAAAAAATAGAAGCACTGCGGTGCACTTTCGGGTGTCCGGTCATCATTACCTCGGGCGTACGCTGTGCGGCGCGAAACGAGGAGGTTGGCGGCGTAAGCTGGTCCTTTCATAAACGGGGCTGCGCGGCGGACTTGTACTGCCCGGGTGTGGCGGTGGGCGATCTGGCGCTGGCGGCCGGGGAGCTGGGCATGAACGTGCTGCCCTACTACAGCCAGGGCTATCTGCACGTCGAGATTAAAGGCTAG
- a CDS encoding MogA/MoaB family molybdenum cofactor biosynthesis protein, whose protein sequence is MFTVAILTLSDKGSRGERKDKSGPVIAEMLDTDLYEVVHTAILPDERHVIESNLKALCDAIDPVNLILTTGGTGFSPRDVTPEATVSVCDRLTPGIPEAMRYESLKITPKAMLSRSAAGIRGRTLIINLPGSPKAVRENLAAILPALDHGLEMLLSAGSADCAAPEK, encoded by the coding sequence ATGTTTACTGTAGCCATTTTAACCCTCAGCGATAAAGGCTCCCGCGGAGAACGCAAGGACAAAAGCGGTCCGGTCATTGCTGAAATGCTGGATACCGACCTGTATGAGGTGGTGCACACCGCCATTCTGCCCGACGAAAGACATGTGATCGAGAGTAATCTGAAAGCCCTGTGCGACGCCATCGACCCGGTAAACCTGATTCTGACCACAGGCGGCACAGGCTTTTCCCCCAGGGACGTCACCCCCGAGGCCACCGTCTCCGTCTGTGACCGGCTCACCCCGGGCATTCCTGAGGCCATGCGTTATGAGAGCCTGAAGATCACCCCAAAGGCCATGCTGAGCCGAAGCGCCGCCGGCATCCGCGGGCGCACCCTCATCATCAATCTGCCCGGCAGCCCGAAAGCCGTCCGCGAGAACCTGGCCGCCATCCTGCCCGCCCTGGATCACGGGCTTGAAATGCTGTTGAGCGCTGGCTCAGCCGACTGTGCCGCACCCGAAAAGTAG
- a CDS encoding HesA/MoeB/ThiF family protein, protein MNLFTKRYDRNFPAFSPDDFAVIQRSTVSVVGCGGLGGYIIEALARIGIDGLILIDGDIFDVSNLNRQLLCTEENIGFPKAEAAASRVHAINSSVSVTVYDAFLNESNAEEFIADSDVVIDALDNIPARLTLQKACKNLEKPLVHGAIGGFNAQVTTVFPGDDTLSLLYKIKDGDAAYKPQSGGNPAFTPALAAAVEVSEALKVLTGKGEILRKKLLYIDLLDNEFTTFDL, encoded by the coding sequence ATGAACCTATTTACCAAACGATACGACCGCAACTTCCCGGCCTTTTCGCCGGATGATTTTGCCGTTATCCAGCGCAGCACCGTCAGCGTGGTGGGCTGCGGCGGCCTCGGCGGCTATATTATCGAGGCGCTGGCCCGCATTGGCATCGACGGGCTTATTCTGATCGACGGCGATATTTTCGATGTCTCCAACCTTAACCGCCAGCTGCTGTGCACCGAGGAAAACATCGGCTTTCCAAAGGCCGAGGCGGCTGCCTCAAGGGTACACGCCATTAACAGCAGTGTCAGTGTCACCGTCTACGACGCTTTTTTAAACGAGAGCAACGCCGAGGAGTTTATCGCCGACAGCGATGTTGTCATCGACGCTCTGGACAATATCCCGGCGCGCCTGACACTCCAGAAGGCCTGCAAAAATCTGGAAAAGCCCCTGGTTCACGGCGCCATCGGCGGCTTTAACGCCCAGGTCACCACGGTTTTTCCGGGTGACGATACCCTCTCCCTGCTTTACAAAATCAAGGATGGCGACGCCGCCTACAAGCCCCAGAGCGGCGGAAATCCGGCGTTTACGCCCGCCCTTGCCGCGGCGGTAGAAGTAAGCGAAGCCCTGAAGGTTCTCACCGGAAAAGGGGAAATTCTGCGCAAAAAACTGCTGTACATCGACCTGCTCGACAATGAATTCACAACCTTTGATCTTTAA
- a CDS encoding sodium:solute symporter, translating to MTEKIVLLVAFFASMVVVGFYCRKHATDVNGFVLGGRSVGPWLTAFSYGTSYFSAVIFVGYAGQFGWKFGVASTWIGLGNAVLGSLLAWVVLGRRTRIMTQYLDTATMPEFFGKRFDSNKLKIGASIITFVFLIPYTASLYNGLSRLFGMAFNIDYTVCIIVMAVLTGIYVIAGGYMATAINDFIQGIIMIFGIIAVVAVVLGNNGGFMEALNTLSHVNDPAVSSQAGAFTSFFGPDPLSLLGVIILTSLGTWGLPQMVGKFYAIKDEHSINKGMVISTFFAIIVAGGSYFLGGFGRLFSDRIDLAAGGYDSIIPTMLEDLPSLLIGIVVILVLSASMSTLSSLVMASSSTLALDLIKDNLIKNMDEKKQVFTIRCLIVVFILISVVIAIVQYRSSVTFIAQLMGISWGALAGAFLAPFLYGLYWKRATKAAVWVSFIFSTVLMVCNMIFRTAFPPLLQSPINAGAFAMIMGLIFVPVISLLTKPPRKRLVDDAFASYDAKVIVSVKEDLGE from the coding sequence ATGACAGAAAAAATTGTTTTACTCGTGGCGTTTTTTGCCAGTATGGTGGTTGTTGGCTTTTACTGCCGGAAGCATGCCACCGATGTCAATGGGTTTGTATTGGGGGGCCGGTCCGTCGGCCCGTGGCTAACGGCTTTTTCTTATGGCACTTCTTATTTTTCCGCCGTTATCTTTGTGGGTTACGCCGGACAGTTTGGCTGGAAGTTTGGGGTCGCGTCCACCTGGATCGGCCTGGGCAACGCGGTTTTAGGCTCGCTTCTGGCCTGGGTGGTGCTGGGACGGCGCACCCGGATCATGACCCAGTATCTGGATACGGCGACCATGCCGGAGTTTTTCGGCAAGCGCTTTGATTCCAATAAGCTGAAAATCGGGGCGTCCATCATCACCTTTGTGTTTTTAATTCCCTACACGGCCTCGCTCTATAACGGGCTTTCCCGCCTTTTCGGCATGGCCTTTAATATTGACTATACGGTCTGCATTATTGTCATGGCGGTTCTCACCGGGATTTACGTCATCGCCGGGGGCTATATGGCCACGGCCATCAACGATTTTATCCAGGGGATTATCATGATCTTTGGGATCATCGCAGTGGTGGCTGTGGTTCTGGGGAACAACGGCGGCTTTATGGAAGCGCTGAATACCCTGTCCCATGTCAATGATCCGGCGGTATCCAGCCAGGCGGGGGCTTTTACCTCCTTCTTTGGCCCGGACCCGTTGTCCCTGCTGGGGGTGATTATCCTGACCTCTCTGGGAACCTGGGGCCTGCCGCAGATGGTCGGTAAATTTTACGCGATCAAGGATGAGCACTCCATCAATAAGGGCATGGTGATTTCCACCTTCTTCGCCATTATTGTGGCGGGCGGGTCATATTTCTTAGGCGGCTTTGGCCGTCTGTTCTCCGACCGGATTGATCTTGCGGCCGGAGGCTATGACTCCATTATCCCCACCATGCTGGAGGATCTGCCGTCCCTGCTCATTGGGATCGTGGTGATCCTGGTGCTGTCGGCCTCTATGTCCACGCTGTCCTCACTGGTCATGGCGTCCAGCTCGACCCTGGCCCTTGATCTGATCAAGGACAACCTGATTAAGAACATGGATGAAAAGAAGCAGGTGTTTACGATCCGCTGCCTGATCGTGGTCTTTATCCTGATCTCAGTGGTCATCGCCATTGTGCAGTACAGAAGCTCGGTCACCTTTATTGCCCAGCTCATGGGTATATCCTGGGGAGCGCTGGCCGGGGCATTTCTGGCGCCGTTCCTTTACGGCTTATACTGGAAGCGTGCCACCAAGGCGGCGGTCTGGGTTTCCTTTATCTTCAGCACCGTGCTCATGGTCTGCAATATGATCTTCCGCACGGCTTTTCCGCCGCTGCTGCAGTCGCCCATCAACGCGGGCGCCTTTGCCATGATCATGGGGCTGATCTTTGTGCCGGTGATCAGCCTTCTGACCAAGCCGCCCAGAAAGCGCCTGGTGGACGATGCCTTTGCGTCCTACGATGCCAAGGTTATTGTATCGGTTAAGGAAGACCTGGGAGAATAG
- a CDS encoding DUF2284 domain-containing protein, translating to MADNAKDRTFEMAELPKYRVEAYVAEVPVSEYMESCVDIPTFSGYCEACPSYGKTWACPPFDFSPEDTWRAYRRFYMSGKKIILEGLNGTAEDFKRISGQILKRESQALETELIKLEAQYPGSLALSMGSCDVCGEGNCTRPLGEPCRRPERMRHSVESMGGNVGLSVEKYLKQEIQWMSEEHLPEYFMLMGGLLKK from the coding sequence ATGGCTGATAATGCGAAAGACAGGACATTTGAAATGGCGGAGCTGCCCAAATACCGGGTGGAGGCCTACGTGGCCGAGGTTCCCGTTTCGGAATACATGGAAAGCTGTGTGGATATTCCCACTTTTTCAGGCTATTGTGAGGCCTGCCCGAGCTATGGTAAAACCTGGGCCTGTCCGCCCTTTGATTTTTCGCCGGAGGATACCTGGCGGGCCTACCGGCGCTTTTATATGAGCGGGAAAAAAATCATCCTTGAGGGCCTGAACGGTACGGCAGAAGATTTTAAAAGAATTTCCGGACAGATCCTTAAAAGGGAGAGCCAGGCCCTTGAGACAGAGCTCATAAAGCTTGAGGCCCAATACCCGGGCAGTTTGGCCCTGTCCATGGGCAGCTGTGATGTCTGTGGGGAAGGGAACTGTACAAGACCTCTGGGAGAGCCCTGCCGCCGGCCGGAAAGAATGCGCCATTCGGTGGAATCCATGGGCGGTAATGTGGGGCTGTCCGTTGAGAAATACCTGAAACAGGAGATACAGTGGATGTCGGAGGAACATCTGCCCGAATACTTTATGCTGATGGGCGGACTGTTGAAAAAATAA
- a CDS encoding transglycosylase domain-containing protein has protein sequence MLEDKTAPENEPQKKQGAKTPLRKDAAPNGRKTEKSAARSPQKKKRGWNSRTIPQKISLIFIVLFALAVVSGGAAFGVLYAQTPPLDTGNFNYIENARIMDVNGNFYQDLQGAERREIVSIDTIPDHVQNAFVAIEDQRFRSHHGVDYKRFGRALAGVLFSGGSLDGPGGSTITQQLIKLTHLTSEKTVTRKFQEMVLATKLERVYTKDQILEAYLNKINLSHAWGVQAASEIYFGKSVSDLDVAQGAILASIANSPSYYDPYVYTTDEQGNEVFATEADGRHTLNPSNMERSLLVIDKMLELGYIDQAQYDQASAELTANQVGLVYNEPDSTYSYFTDAVYEQVVTDLQSKYRYTENEATDMLLGGGLTIYATVDPKVQSAMEAESLNEDLYPSQSGAAAAASEAKTADTGVETDYIPEVGMTVIDNSTGNVAGIVGGREEKTNLSLNRATRKFQPGSSTKPLTAYGPGIDTGTITLGTVFSDVPIAYQGWRPNNSSGTFEGLTTVREGITSSVNTIAVQANVATGLNQSAAYGTRLGLDIVQDGDANDMTPAALALGGYTHGQSSLAMASAYATFPNMGVHKTPSFYTRVVDRSGKTLLEKTDSSEQVFKPQTAYLMTDALKGVVNGGTTNIYVDGQPVAGKTGTTDENRHAWFCGYTPYYSMAVWYGYDENVVETSEGTYYLNIGIFGGSKPGPASMFEAVMNDIHHDLESAAFPDNPGGIVTAAIDRVSGKLATDLSARDPRGSMVFNELFIDGTAPTEKDDCHTLVTLDTSTNSYVTPYCPASSVQSVVRLQKVNRNFPQGITPVDSEYLTASEASVMVPPESQTCPIHTTAPGVEITFLVNGGAVGGTINMQSGNAITVTANGPNNAATVVSASGSSASVSQNGNQIQIAAASPGVTQITVSQKISVNYQQGNQVKTYETTYTRTLNINVTS, from the coding sequence ATGTTAGAAGATAAAACTGCCCCTGAAAATGAACCCCAGAAAAAGCAAGGCGCAAAAACGCCTCTCCGCAAGGATGCCGCCCCAAACGGCAGAAAAACGGAGAAGTCTGCTGCCAGAAGTCCCCAAAAAAAGAAAAGAGGGTGGAACAGCCGGACGATTCCCCAAAAAATCAGTCTGATTTTCATTGTTCTCTTTGCTCTGGCCGTTGTGAGCGGCGGCGCCGCCTTTGGCGTACTTTACGCCCAGACCCCGCCCCTTGACACCGGCAACTTTAATTATATTGAAAATGCCCGCATCATGGATGTCAACGGGAATTTTTATCAGGACCTTCAGGGCGCTGAGCGGCGGGAGATCGTCTCCATCGACACCATACCCGACCATGTACAGAATGCCTTTGTGGCCATCGAGGACCAGCGTTTCCGCAGCCACCATGGCGTTGACTACAAACGCTTTGGCCGGGCTCTCGCAGGCGTGCTCTTTTCCGGCGGCAGCCTGGACGGGCCGGGCGGCAGCACCATTACCCAGCAGCTCATCAAGCTCACGCACCTGACCTCGGAAAAGACCGTCACCCGTAAATTTCAGGAAATGGTGCTGGCCACAAAGCTGGAACGGGTCTATACCAAGGATCAGATTCTGGAGGCCTATCTGAATAAGATCAACCTTTCCCATGCCTGGGGCGTTCAGGCCGCCTCTGAAATCTATTTTGGCAAAAGCGTCTCCGATCTGGATGTAGCCCAGGGTGCCATACTGGCCTCCATTGCCAACTCGCCGTCCTATTATGACCCTTATGTCTACACGACCGACGAGCAGGGCAATGAGGTGTTCGCCACCGAGGCTGACGGGCGCCATACCCTGAACCCCAGCAACATGGAACGCTCCCTGCTCGTCATTGATAAAATGCTGGAGCTCGGCTATATCGACCAGGCCCAGTACGACCAGGCCAGCGCGGAGCTCACCGCTAATCAGGTAGGGCTTGTCTACAATGAGCCGGACAGCACCTACTCCTATTTTACCGACGCGGTATATGAGCAGGTCGTCACAGACCTTCAGAGCAAATACCGTTATACCGAAAATGAGGCTACCGACATGCTGCTCGGCGGCGGGCTCACCATCTACGCGACGGTCGACCCAAAGGTACAGAGCGCCATGGAGGCCGAATCGTTGAATGAAGACCTCTACCCCTCCCAGTCCGGCGCGGCAGCGGCAGCTTCCGAGGCTAAAACAGCCGACACCGGCGTCGAGACAGATTACATTCCTGAGGTCGGCATGACCGTCATTGACAACAGCACCGGCAATGTGGCCGGGATTGTCGGAGGCCGGGAGGAAAAGACCAACCTGTCCCTGAACCGGGCCACCCGCAAATTCCAGCCCGGCTCCTCGACCAAGCCCCTGACCGCCTACGGCCCCGGCATTGATACCGGCACCATCACCCTCGGCACGGTTTTTTCCGACGTGCCCATTGCCTACCAGGGCTGGCGGCCCAACAACTCCAGCGGCACCTTTGAGGGCCTGACCACCGTGCGCGAGGGGATCACCAGCTCGGTGAATACCATTGCCGTACAGGCCAATGTGGCGACCGGGCTCAACCAGTCTGCCGCCTATGGCACCCGTCTTGGCCTGGACATCGTGCAGGACGGCGATGCCAACGACATGACACCGGCAGCGCTGGCCCTTGGGGGCTATACCCACGGACAGTCCTCGCTGGCCATGGCCAGTGCCTACGCCACCTTTCCCAATATGGGAGTGCACAAAACGCCGTCCTTCTACACCAGGGTCGTGGACCGCAGCGGAAAAACGCTGCTCGAAAAAACCGACAGCTCCGAGCAGGTATTTAAACCCCAGACCGCCTATCTGATGACAGACGCCCTGAAAGGGGTGGTAAACGGCGGAACCACCAACATCTATGTGGACGGCCAGCCAGTGGCGGGAAAAACCGGAACCACCGACGAAAACCGCCACGCCTGGTTCTGCGGCTACACACCCTATTATTCCATGGCTGTCTGGTACGGCTATGACGAAAATGTCGTGGAGACCAGCGAGGGGACCTATTATCTGAACATCGGTATCTTTGGGGGCAGCAAGCCGGGGCCGGCCTCCATGTTTGAGGCTGTCATGAACGATATCCACCACGACCTCGAGTCTGCCGCCTTCCCGGATAACCCCGGCGGCATCGTCACCGCCGCCATTGACCGGGTCTCCGGCAAGCTGGCGACAGACCTGTCTGCCAGAGACCCCAGAGGCTCCATGGTCTTTAACGAGCTTTTCATCGACGGCACCGCCCCCACCGAAAAGGATGACTGCCATACGCTTGTCACCTTGGACACATCCACCAACAGCTATGTTACGCCTTACTGCCCGGCCAGCTCGGTGCAGAGCGTGGTGCGGCTGCAAAAGGTCAACCGGAATTTCCCGCAGGGCATCACCCCGGTCGATTCGGAGTATCTCACCGCCTCCGAGGCATCTGTGATGGTGCCGCCGGAGTCTCAGACCTGTCCGATACACACCACCGCCCCAGGAGTTGAGATCACCTTTCTGGTGAATGGGGGCGCTGTGGGCGGCACCATCAACATGCAGTCCGGAAACGCCATTACGGTTACCGCCAACGGCCCTAACAACGCGGCCACGGTGGTCTCTGCCAGCGGATCCTCGGCATCGGTTTCCCAGAACGGCAACCAGATTCAAATCGCTGCGGCCAGCCCCGGCGTTACCCAGATTACTGTCTCGCAGAAGATCTCTGTCAATTATCAGCAGGGAAACCAGGTGAAAACCTACGAGACCACCTACACCCGCACTTTAAACATCAATGTTACCAGCTAA
- the hflX gene encoding GTPase HflX, with amino-acid sequence MSEVKAEGVRRSILDELNKLIGYTMENQVLLDEQVLEVLIRLTKTLGREILVMTNDKNKIEYVGIGDASKVPLDHSRVQENRKSLNRIRVLHTHPGGNPHLSEEDFTASDHLSVECMVAVGVSEAGPVRFGIGAPVVRDGKVVYGMGICESLDQLNRFPLENYVLAANRALRRDPNAGFDIEDEKERALLIGVEVNGSRGGIDLEESMEELARLVETAEGEVAEVVTQHRPQIDPVFYVGRGKLLEIMKIIQNQDINLIVANDELSANQIGNIEGITGVKTIDRTTIILDIFARQAKTREGKLQVELAQQKYRLSHLKGLGIVLSRTGGGIGTRGPGEKKLETDRRHIRRQIDELERKNAKINQTNALNAKGRQKNNIRTVSLIGYTNSGKSTLFNVLTESDAVIKDGLFITLDSTIRKVCPEAGDYLVSDTVGFIEKLPHELIKAFKTTLKEVETADLLLHVVDASNPNYKSQIEVVNQVLRDIGSGHKKVLMVYNKMDRLTPEEQKRFENRAARAGDAICISAREKWQIEALTGRIDRELRGMSCEKTYCIPYEDSRAMAVLHEKSTVLDTRYDTGGTRVRVSVSSDFPAHQYEKYEVEAE; translated from the coding sequence ATGAGTGAAGTAAAAGCAGAAGGGGTGCGCCGAAGCATCCTGGACGAACTGAATAAACTGATTGGCTACACCATGGAGAACCAGGTGCTGCTGGACGAACAGGTGCTTGAAGTGCTGATCCGGCTGACAAAGACCCTTGGCCGCGAAATTCTGGTGATGACCAATGACAAAAATAAGATTGAGTATGTAGGCATCGGCGACGCGTCCAAGGTGCCTCTGGACCATTCCAGGGTTCAGGAGAACCGGAAAAGCCTGAACCGCATCCGTGTCCTCCATACTCATCCCGGCGGAAACCCGCACCTGTCCGAGGAGGATTTCACAGCCTCGGACCATTTATCGGTGGAATGTATGGTGGCGGTGGGCGTGAGCGAAGCAGGGCCCGTGCGGTTTGGAATCGGCGCGCCCGTAGTCCGGGATGGAAAGGTGGTCTATGGTATGGGCATCTGCGAATCCCTGGACCAGCTGAACCGTTTTCCGCTGGAAAATTATGTGCTGGCCGCCAACCGGGCGCTGCGGCGTGACCCCAACGCGGGCTTTGACATTGAGGATGAGAAGGAGCGCGCGCTGCTGATCGGAGTGGAGGTAAACGGCAGCCGCGGCGGCATCGACCTGGAAGAATCCATGGAGGAGCTGGCCCGGCTGGTCGAAACGGCCGAGGGTGAGGTGGCTGAGGTGGTGACCCAGCACCGGCCTCAGATCGATCCGGTCTTTTACGTTGGCCGGGGCAAGCTCCTGGAAATTATGAAAATAATCCAGAATCAGGATATTAACCTCATCGTGGCCAACGATGAGCTCAGCGCCAACCAGATCGGCAATATCGAGGGTATTACGGGCGTTAAAACCATTGACCGAACCACCATCATTCTCGACATTTTTGCCCGGCAGGCAAAAACAAGGGAAGGGAAGCTTCAGGTAGAGCTGGCCCAGCAGAAATACCGCCTCAGCCATCTGAAAGGCCTGGGCATTGTGCTCTCCCGTACCGGCGGCGGCATTGGCACCCGCGGCCCGGGTGAAAAGAAGCTGGAAACCGACCGCCGCCATATCCGCAGGCAGATCGACGAGCTGGAGCGCAAAAACGCCAAGATTAACCAGACCAACGCCCTCAATGCCAAGGGCCGCCAGAAAAACAATATCCGCACCGTCTCGCTGATCGGTTATACCAACTCGGGCAAGAGCACCCTGTTTAACGTGCTCACAGAGAGCGACGCAGTTATCAAAGACGGGCTGTTCATCACCCTGGACTCCACTATCCGCAAGGTATGCCCCGAAGCGGGCGACTATCTGGTTTCGGATACTGTCGGCTTTATTGAAAAGCTGCCCCACGAGCTGATCAAGGCCTTTAAGACAACCCTTAAAGAGGTAGAGACCGCCGACCTGCTGCTGCATGTGGTGGACGCCTCCAACCCCAATTACAAAAGCCAGATTGAGGTGGTCAACCAGGTGCTGCGGGACATCGGGTCCGGCCATAAGAAGGTGCTCATGGTCTACAACAAGATGGACAGGCTGACGCCGGAAGAACAGAAGCGCTTTGAAAACAGGGCTGCCCGGGCCGGCGACGCCATCTGTATCTCGGCCAGAGAGAAATGGCAGATCGAGGCGCTGACAGGGCGCATCGACCGTGAGCTCCGGGGCATGTCCTGCGAAAAAACCTATTGTATCCCCTATGAGGACAGCCGTGCCATGGCTGTGCTCCATGAAAAAAGCACGGTTTTGGATACCCGGTACGATACGGGAGGCACCCGGGTCCGGGTTTCCGTCAGCAGTGATTTTCCGGCGCATCAGTATGAAAAGTATGAAGTGGAAGCAGAGTGA
- a CDS encoding YigZ family protein: protein MEQQDYLTVLTPFETELEIKKSRFIGRVYPIQDEAEADTLLAAVKKEHYKATHVCSAWVLNTVPARQKASDDGEPSGTAGKPILEVINKRGIKNVLVLVIRYFGGIKLGAGGLIRAYSGTAAEVLNRCQVIKKQFSDMVTVEIDYTSYGGLMNVLSAAGFRPAAESFGEKVSMDFEIEVKKTEAFLALIRETTNGRFDYAVMEQRYVDIPFLN from the coding sequence ATGGAACAGCAGGATTATCTGACCGTGCTTACCCCTTTCGAGACAGAGCTGGAAATCAAGAAATCCCGATTTATCGGGCGGGTTTATCCCATCCAGGATGAAGCGGAAGCCGACACGCTTCTCGCCGCGGTCAAAAAAGAACATTATAAGGCCACACACGTTTGCTCCGCCTGGGTTTTGAACACAGTCCCGGCCCGACAGAAGGCCAGTGACGACGGAGAGCCCTCAGGAACAGCTGGAAAGCCTATTCTGGAGGTCATCAACAAGCGGGGCATCAAAAATGTGCTGGTGCTGGTTATCCGCTATTTTGGCGGCATTAAGCTGGGGGCCGGCGGGCTTATCCGGGCCTACAGCGGCACAGCGGCCGAAGTGCTGAACCGCTGTCAGGTGATCAAAAAACAGTTTTCTGACATGGTTACCGTTGAAATTGACTATACGAGCTACGGCGGGTTGATGAATGTACTGTCCGCCGCGGGTTTCCGGCCAGCGGCCGAAAGCTTTGGCGAAAAGGTGAGCATGGATTTTGAGATTGAAGTAAAAAAGACCGAGGCTTTTCTGGCACTGATCCGGGAAACCACCAATGGCCGGTTTGATTACGCGGTCATGGAACAGCGCTATGTGGACATACCTTTTTTAAATTAA